GCATAGCTAAAGGTGTGGTACGCAAAGTGAGATATCAGGATGGCGATATCATCCCGATTCTAAACTAGGAGAATGCTTATGAATAATCAAAAAGGTATGACATTAATTGAAGTGATGGTTGCTATGTTAGTGCTCTCTATTACTATGATTGGTGGCATCTCTTTTTTTACAAGCGCTTATAGAATAAATTATGCCTATATGGAATCAGCAAATAGAATTGACCATGCTTTAAGATATGTCGAAAAACTTAAAATCCAAAGGAGAGATTACCCTACTTTTGGAGCCTTTGCAAATAGCGGAGGAAACGGTTTTACTGCCTTTTTTGTCGACAGTGAGTTTAATGATGATTATTCAGCTGATCCTTATTTTTATGAAAATTATTTTTCTGGCACAATTAGAATTCCTGCAACTTTTACAACATCAAGTTTTCCAACCACTAATAGTAAAACTATGATTAATGGTACTCAACAGCCTACAGGATATTATTATTGGGATGAGGCTAGTAAAATCATGAATAGTACTGCACCATATACAGGCGATTTGGTGTCTACAGATTATCCCAGTAACGATTATCATAAATACAGAATATCATTGGCTTTTGAGGATGCCTATGCAAGTAACACTCCTCTTAAAGTCGGCGTTTCTGGCATTGTAGATTATTATTTAAACTATCATTATAATGGAACTGGAACAGAATTTTCAGATGCTTATTCAGAAACTACATTTACAAAAATGGCTAACTTCGCCAAACAAAATAAATACAGTTCAATATACGATAACAATAGAAAAATGCATAAGTATAATCAGATAACTTCTCTTTCCACAATGTTTTCAACTAGTAATATTTCCTTTTATATATTTCCTTCAGGAATAAAACAAACTACTATTAAAACTCCTGTCTCATTAAGAGAGGAAAATATTAATAATAGCTCTCCTGGGTATTATGTAACTCCATACAGTTATTTTAGTGTTTACGGTGGCAGTTCTGGAAGTAAAGCCTATGGCTATTACTATAAGCAGGCTTCGCCTTCTGTTGCAAGCCCAATTCTTTTGAAGAAAGGTAGTGTGCAGGAAAATACAGGAGAATCTTCTTCATTAATAGGCAATGAAAGTTTTTCTTTTGACAGCAGAAGATTTTACAGGTCTTATCCAAGTGAAACAAATCAGGATGAAATTGTTGAACTTAGAGATAAAGTCAGTAGTATTTATACTAGTTATACATATAAAGACTATGATGACGTTAACAAAACTGTTCTGCAAACTCCAGATCCAGCTGCAATTGGTAATGCCAATCTATATCATAAAGATGCGTTGTAT
This genomic window from Candidatus Endomicrobium procryptotermitis contains:
- a CDS encoding prepilin-type N-terminal cleavage/methylation domain-containing protein translates to MNNQKGMTLIEVMVAMLVLSITMIGGISFFTSAYRINYAYMESANRIDHALRYVEKLKIQRRDYPTFGAFANSGGNGFTAFFVDSEFNDDYSADPYFYENYFSGTIRIPATFTTSSFPTTNSKTMINGTQQPTGYYYWDEASKIMNSTAPYTGDLVSTDYPSNDYHKYRISLAFEDAYASNTPLKVGVSGIVDYYLNYHYNGTGTEFSDAYSETTFTKMANFAKQNKYSSIYDNNRKMHKYNQITSLSTMFSTSNISFYIFPSGIKQTTIKTPVSLREENINNSSPGYYVTPYSYFSVYGGSSGSKAYGYYYKQASPSVASPILLKKGSVQENTGESSSLIGNESFSFDSRRFYRSYPSETNQDEIVELRDKVSSIYTSYTYKDYDDVNKTVLQTPDPAAIGNANLYHKDALYVALVYKGDATGKEQIHYLYYWNYYPGSGSIPGYVTPYNTYAYAAYFKLLPSGEINQRRFTKYRRSVYISVWPFNSDAQARTAMRNAIAYSQDLNARINYIKDQAGKTPGQRMIVIPFIQLYADNDNSTLCEAL